ATTAGACGAAATTATGCGATCGAAATTTTCCAATTTTTAATTGATAATCATCAAGGTTGTGTCTTTCAATTTGAAATTACAGCAGATATTATGCGTCCTGAAGTTCTAGAATTCCTAAACACACATGCACCACCTGGTGTATTTCGGTTTGAAATTGGGGTTCAGTCGACAAATGACGCTACAAATGAGCTAGTAATGCGCAAACAAAACTTCGAAAAACTGTCAAGAACGGTCCGAATGATTAAAGAAGGTGGTAAAATTGATCAACACCTTGACTTAATTGCTGGTCTTCCTGAGGAAAACTATGATTCATTTAAGAAAACATTTAATGATGTATTTGAAATGCGCCCAGAGGAACTACAATTAGGTTTTTTAAAAATGCTTCGCGGGACAGGCTTACGAAGTCAAGCGGAAAATTATGGCTATGTCTATATGGACCATTCGCCTTATGAGATTTTAAAAAATGATATCCTTTCTTTTTCGGAAATTATCCGTATAAAACGTGTTGAAGATATTTTAGAAAAGTATTGGAATGCTCATCGAATGGACAATACCATCGAGTATTTGATAGACACTGAATTTGAATCTGCTTTCGATTTTTTCCAAGAGTTTGGAGATTTCTGGGATCAACAGGGCTGGGCTAAAATTGGTCACCAGCTTGAGGACTTATTTTTACGTCTAATGCAATTTTTACAATCACGTAAAACAGAAAATCTTGAAACAATTAAAGGCTTAATGATTTATGATTTCTTTTTAAATCATAAACATAAACCTAGAAAAACTTGGTGGAATTTCACTTTAACGAAAGAAGAACAAACCAAGTTGCTTGAATTCGTTGCAGAAAATAGTCAGCTTATTTCTAATAATTTCGCTGATTTAAAGCTCACAGTTAAAGATCTATTTAAGCATACGATGGTTGAAGTAATTCCTTTTGATATCGACTATTATTTCTCTACAAAAATAATAAAACAACAACCATCATTACTTATTACTTATTTCGATCCGAAAGAGCATAAAAGTCGCCCATTCATTTTACAAGATGTAAATCATATTTTAGGTTAAATTAAGGAAAACAGATCAAATATTTGATCTGTTTTTTTAGCACTTACCTGTGTTAGAGTAAATATGAGACGAGGTGAATTATGGAAAAATGGTCATACTTATTTATTGTTATTGGGGCCTCTTTATGGGGAACCATTGGCATCTTTGTACAAGCGCTATATAGTTACGGTTTAAGTCCATTGCAAGTTGTTACCGTTAGGGTTACGTTTGCAGCAATCCTTTTGGTATTTATGTTACTCATTCAAAATCCATCATTATTAAAAATCGATAAACGAGATTATAAGTATTTTGTTGGAACAGGGATTTTTTCAATCGTTTTTTTTAATTGGTGCTTTTTTACGGCAATTCAAGAAACATCACTGTCTGTCGCAGCGGTCTTACTTTATACTGGCCCTGCTTTTGTGACCATCCTTTCAAGATTTTTATTTAAAGAATGGCTTACAAAACGAAAGCTTTTTGCACTCTTATTAACTTTAATTGGTTGTATTCTTGTCATCGGACTATTTCCTCTAGAACAAAATCAAATTAGTTTATATGGTGTGTTTGTCGGATTAGGCTCTGGACTTGGTTATGCTCTATATAGTATTTTTGGTAAGTATGCCTTGGCGAAATATAGTTCCCAGACTGTAACTGCCTACACGTTTATTTTTGCTAGTGTAGCATTATTACCTATAAGTGGCCTTTGGAGAGTCGACAACATATTCACAACTCCCGAATTTTGGACCTACGGAATAAGCCTAGGACTATTCCCTACTGTTTTAGCATACTTACTCTATACAAGAGGTTTAAACAAGGTAGAGACAAGTCGCGCATCAATTACCGCAACAATTGAACCAGTGGTTGCCACTTTAATCGGAATATTTATATTTGGCGATCTATTAACAACTTGGCAGTTACTTGGGATTTTCAGTGTTTTACTAGCTGTCTTCTTCGTTCAAGAAAGAACACAAGAAAAGAAAGTAATACTTGAAAAAGGGTGTCAAGCTCAATAAGCTGACACCTTTCGTACATTGATAACCATTGTTATTTATTTAATTTTTCACTGTGTTTCCTTATATGTGTAATTCTCTCGACCATTGGCGGGTGAGTATAACGGAATAGCTTCACAATGCCAGGTGGATTGACATCCGACAAACCTTCAACTGATAGCTTGTGAAAGGTGGTAATTGCTGCATCAGCGTCCTTCGTTAATTCTATTGCATAACGGTCTGCTTGATATTCATAAGCTCTTGAAATCACATTGGACATCGGACTCGCAGCAAAACTTAGTAACGACAATATCAATAAAAGAATAGGTAAAGAACCCAATTCATTGTGTTTTAATTGTAATTGTTTACCGAAGTTATTTATAATTACATGATAGAACTTACTTGTCAAAAATAATCCAACAAATGAAAGGGCAATCATCCCCACCAATAATTGTTTTAAATGACCTAAGTCATAATGTCCCATCTCATGAGCC
The nucleotide sequence above comes from Anaerobacillus sp. CMMVII. Encoded proteins:
- a CDS encoding EamA family transporter; translation: MEKWSYLFIVIGASLWGTIGIFVQALYSYGLSPLQVVTVRVTFAAILLVFMLLIQNPSLLKIDKRDYKYFVGTGIFSIVFFNWCFFTAIQETSLSVAAVLLYTGPAFVTILSRFLFKEWLTKRKLFALLLTLIGCILVIGLFPLEQNQISLYGVFVGLGSGLGYALYSIFGKYALAKYSSQTVTAYTFIFASVALLPISGLWRVDNIFTTPEFWTYGISLGLFPTVLAYLLYTRGLNKVETSRASITATIEPVVATLIGIFIFGDLLTTWQLLGIFSVLLAVFFVQERTQEKKVILEKGCQAQ
- a CDS encoding B12-binding domain-containing radical SAM protein; translation: MKIVLTTLNAKYIHTALSLRLLKAYTEADYDVEIKEYTINDPSLNIVTDLYEKNATVIGFSCYIWNIEKTIEVVKMIKKVNPELKIILGGPEVSFDIPYWMERVPEIDFIVFNEGEETFKHLLDELTGSKKFHLVFGASYRKGEEVIVNPPRPNIKLNTIPTAYRFQEDIENLNKRIVYFETSRGCPFSCSFCLSSVEVGVRYFDIERVKADLLFLIENGAKLIKFIDRTFNIRRNYAIEIFQFLIDNHQGCVFQFEITADIMRPEVLEFLNTHAPPGVFRFEIGVQSTNDATNELVMRKQNFEKLSRTVRMIKEGGKIDQHLDLIAGLPEENYDSFKKTFNDVFEMRPEELQLGFLKMLRGTGLRSQAENYGYVYMDHSPYEILKNDILSFSEIIRIKRVEDILEKYWNAHRMDNTIEYLIDTEFESAFDFFQEFGDFWDQQGWAKIGHQLEDLFLRLMQFLQSRKTENLETIKGLMIYDFFLNHKHKPRKTWWNFTLTKEEQTKLLEFVAENSQLISNNFADLKLTVKDLFKHTMVEVIPFDIDYYFSTKIIKQQPSLLITYFDPKEHKSRPFILQDVNHILG